The sequence CCGAAATGACCTGACGACAGGCTCCACATGGTGGCACCGGTCTTGCCGTGTCTGCTACAACCGCAATCATTGAATAGTCTGTATCGCCTTCTGAGTAAGCTTTGAATAGAGCTGTTCGTTCGGCACAATTACACATGCTATAGGCTGCATTCTCGATATTACAACCGTGATAGACCTTACCATCCTTTGACAGAAGGGCCGCTCCCACCTTGAATTTACTATAGGGTACGTATGCTTTTTCTCTCGCTAGTTTAGCTTCTTGTATCAATTGTTCTGCATTCATTCGTTTAACTCTCCTTTTAACCCTTACACATTCATTTTACTACAATTTTCATAAAAGAAAATGGGCTGTTATCATTTTGTAATAAAATAGTTAGATAATTCAAACTATTTATTGATTTTGTCCTTTGCTCCACTTATTCTATACAAGTATAAGAACGTTTTCAAATGAATTAAAGGCTGCAAGAGAGAAATCGTTCAATTTCTCTCTTGCAGCCTTTGTTTTCCAGATATTCGTATCTTCTTTGCTTCCATCAAAGAGCAGAAATAAGCTCAAGTAGCTTTGGAAGAAATATAATGACACCAACAATCGCAGTACAGAACGCAAAGAGTAATACGGCAGCCGATGCAAGGTCCTTTGCCGCTTTCGCCAAGGGATGGTAGTCTGAAGTTGAAAGGTCCACAGCCTTTTCAATCGCTGTATTCATTGTTTCAAGTGCCAACACCGAAAACACCAATATGATCAGGATGATCCATTCCATGGCAGATACAGAAAGCATATACGCTAAGATAAAAACAATTATCCCTACACATGAGTGAATCCTGAAATTCTGCTCCGTGGCCCATACAGATTTAATCCCATCTACGGCATACTCAAAAGACTTCAAGAACCTGAATAGGCCAAACTTAGTCCCTTTTGAGTCCATATTCATCTAAAATATCCTTTTGTCTCTGAAACATTTTCTTTTCATCCATTGCTTCCATATGATCATAGCCCAATAAATGCAGGAAACCGTGAAGAGCAAGAAAACCCAGTTCACGGGAAAATGAATGATTATATTCTTCCGCCTGCTCTTTGGCTCGATCGATGGAAATGATAATATCACCGAGTACACGGGGAATTTGACCACCTACAATTTCAACTTCGTCCTCTCCCAATTCTTCAAGAGCAAAGGAAATCACATCTGTGGGCTGGTCCTTGTGGCGGTATTCACAATTGATTTCCTGGATTCTTTCGTTCGTCACAAACGTAACCGATACTTCGCTGTCATCTTCGACCTCTTCTTTTTTTGCTGCAAAGTTTAAGATGTTTTGCACCAAACTTGTTTCCTCTTCGGATAATTTTTCAGTTTCATCAATAAAGTCGATCAATAATGTCATGCTTCTTCTCCTTTTGCTTTAAGTTCCGGATATTCTATTCTCGGATGAAAGATTCCATTCAACGTCTCACAGAGAGACCTCTTGACTGTTTCCAATTGCTTCAATGAAATATCACATTCGTTAAACTGACCGTCCTGCAGGCGGTCTTGTACAATGGAATGAACAAGCTGTTGAATCTCTCCCTGAGTGGGAGATGTCTTCGATCTGACAGCCGCTTCTACACTATCTGCAATGCTAATAATGGCCGCTTCCCTTGTTTGTGGTTTAGGACCGGGATATCGATAATCTTCTTCCTTAACATCTTTCCCTTGTTCCTTTGCCTTATAATAAAAATATTTCAACAACGTCGTGCCATGATGCTGCTCGGCAATATCTACAATTTCCTTTGGCAACTTATGCTTACGCAGCATGTCGGCACCGTCTGAAGCATGACTTATAATAACATCCCTACTCGTCTCAGGCGAGACCCGATCATGGGGATTTTCCATATTTAGCTGATTTTCTATAAAAAAGTGTGGCCTCTTTGACTTTCCAACATCATGATAGTAGCATCCGACCCTCG is a genomic window of Rossellomorea sp. y25 containing:
- the ybeY gene encoding rRNA maturation RNase YbeY, with protein sequence MTLLIDFIDETEKLSEEETSLVQNILNFAAKKEEVEDDSEVSVTFVTNERIQEINCEYRHKDQPTDVISFALEELGEDEVEIVGGQIPRVLGDIIISIDRAKEQAEEYNHSFSRELGFLALHGFLHLLGYDHMEAMDEKKMFQRQKDILDEYGLKRD
- a CDS encoding diacylglycerol kinase family protein, with product MNMDSKGTKFGLFRFLKSFEYAVDGIKSVWATEQNFRIHSCVGIIVFILAYMLSVSAMEWIILIILVFSVLALETMNTAIEKAVDLSTSDYHPLAKAAKDLASAAVLLFAFCTAIVGVIIFLPKLLELISAL